One part of the Oncorhynchus kisutch isolate 150728-3 linkage group LG22, Okis_V2, whole genome shotgun sequence genome encodes these proteins:
- the LOC109867545 gene encoding potassium voltage-gated channel subfamily G member 4 codes for MFIVETVCVAWFSLEWILRFIQARSKLDFIRGPLNVIDAMAILPYYVSLAVDEDDPALDHEKAGGTSYLDKLGLVLRILRALRILYVMRLARHSLGLQTLGLTVRKSTREFGLLLLFLCVAVTLFSPLVHLAESELTGAQDFSSIPASYWWAIISMTTVGYGDMVPRSIPGQVVALSSILSGILIMAFPATSIFHMFSKSYQELKQEHNRLFKEECAAAAALAATSREGQEGSEDFPPPGLRHMCPDTESTRSLESLSLLENGGVVSGNNQHSHSPRLPAGAF; via the coding sequence ATGTTCATCGTGGAGACGGTGTGCGTGGCCTGGTTCTCCCTGGAGTGGATCCTGCGCTTCATTCAGGCTCGCAGCAAGCTGGATTTCATCCGAGGGCCCCTCAACGTCATCGATGCCATGGCCATCCTGCCCTACTATGTGTCCCTGGCGGTGGATGAGGATGATCCGGCCCTGGACCATGAGAAGGCCGGGGGGACCAGCTACCTGGACAAGCTGGGCCTGGTGCTCCGGATCCTGAGGGCCCTGAGGATCCTGTATGTGATGAGGCTGGCCCGTCACTCTCTGGGACTGCAGACCCTGGGCCTGACGGTGAGGAAGAGCACCAGAGAGTTTGGCCTTCTGCTGCTCTTCCTGTGTGTGGCCGTCACCCTCTTCTCCCCGCTGGTTCACCTGGCCGAGAGCGAGCTGACCGGAGCCCAGGACTTCAGCAGCATACCCGCCTCTTATTGGTGGGCCATTATCTCCATGACAACAGTGGGCTACGGCGACATGGTGCCACGCAGCATCCCTGGCCAGGTGGTTGCGCTGAGCAGCATTCTGAGTGGCATCCTCATCATGGCCTTCCCAGCCACCTCCATCTTCCACATGTTCTCTAAGAGCTACCAGGAGCTCAAGCAGGAGCACAACCGCCTGTTCAAAGAGGAGTGTGCGGCTGCAGCGGCCCTGGCGGCAACCAGCAGGGAAGGTCAGGAGGGGAGCGAGGACTTCCCTCCCCCAGGGCTGCGCCACATGTGCCCAGACACGGAGAGCACTCGCTCTCTGGAGTCCCTGTCCCTTCTTGAGAACGGTGGCGTGGTCTCAGGGAATAACCAGCATAGCCACAGCCCCAGGCTGCCAGCTGGAGCCTtctag